From Rutidosis leptorrhynchoides isolate AG116_Rl617_1_P2 chromosome 3, CSIRO_AGI_Rlap_v1, whole genome shotgun sequence, a single genomic window includes:
- the LOC139900189 gene encoding uncharacterized protein: MVKAHKSLAKGCDSFLAYVIDVKKETKVVSDIPVVSDYPEVFPDELLGLPPIREVEYKIELVSGATPVAKAPYRLAPSQIREMMSQIQELLDRWFIRPSSSPWEGIKVDSSKIDAVMNWNSPKNPTEIKSFLGLSGYYRRFIKDFSKIESSLTNLTRKDVFFQWGNEQETAFHTLKILLYQAPVLALPKGFDDFVSYCDASLSRLGCVLMQRDFVIAYASRQLKPMAIAHEKLKAARDRQKMYADPLRRPVTFIGGEHVYLKVSLWKGVIRFSKRGKLAPRYIGPFRIRQVLNDQIVVLDLPPELAGIHDTFNICYIRKCKVDDENQILPLQDLKVDSSKKLVEEPVRIVDRKVTKLRKKQIPMVRVEWKHSLGTNLTWETEDSGGSSSGDSSHAPDLTIIPDRDEDPVSPWKGVIRFGKRGKLAPRFIGPFSIKEILNDQTVILDLPSELGGIHNTFNVCYLRKCKVDDESQILPLKDLKVDLTKKLVEEPIRIVDEKVTKLRKKQIPMRL; encoded by the exons ATGGTGAAAGCTCATAAATCTTTGGCCAAGGGATGTGATTCTTTCTTAGCTTATGTGATCGATGTAAAGAAGGAAACGAAAGTAGTGTCCGATATTCCTGTGGTGTCTGATTATccagaagtgttcccagatgaactGCTAGGTTTACCGCCGatcagggaagttgaatataagatcgaGTTAGTGTCAGGGGCTACACCGGTTGCCAAAGCTCCATATAGATTAGCTCCTTCACAAATTCGAGAAATGATGTCCCAAATTCAAGAACTGTTGGACCGTTGGTTCATTCGtccgagttcttcgccgtggg AAGGTATAAAAGTGGATTCGTCTAAAATTGATGCTGTGATGAATTGGAATTCACCAAAGAATCCgacagaaatcaagagttttctAGGATTGTCCGGTTACTACCgacgatttattaaagatttttcaaagattGAAAGTTCTTTGACAAATTTAACTAGAAAGGATGTGTTTTTTCAGTGGGGTAATGAACAGGAAACTGCGTTTCATACTTTGAAAATTTTATTGTATCAAGCACCAGTGTTAGCATTACCTAAGGGATTCGACGACTTCGTTTCGTACTGCGATGCATCCTTATCCcgtttgggttgtgtattaatgcaaagagattttGTAATTGCGTATGCATCTCGACAGTTAAAACCaa TGGCTATCGCACATGAAAAGCTGAAAgctgctagagatcgacaaaagatgtatgcagatcctCTTCGACGACCAGTGACATTTATCGGGGGTGAACATGTGTATTTAAAAGTTTCACTATGGAAGGGTGTAATTCGGTTCAGTAAACGAGGAAAACTAGCTCCaaggtacattggtccttttagaaTCCGTCAAGTGCTAAATGATCAAATCGTAGTGTTAGATCTTcctccagagttagctggtattcatgacACGTTCAACATCTGCTATATTCGTAAGTGTAAGGTGGACGATGAAAATCAAATTCTTCCACTCCAAGATCTGAAAGTAGATTCaagtaagaaattggtggaagaaccAGTGAGGATCGTCGACAGAAAAGTGACCAAGTTACGTAAAAAGCAGATTCCCATGGTGCGTGTGGAATGGAAACATAGTTTAGGCACCAATCTGACATGGGAGACCGAGGACTCTGGCGGTTcgtcctctggggacagtagccacgcacctgacctgacGATCATCCCAGACAGAGATGAGGATCCT gtgtcaccgtggaaaggagtTATTAGATTtggcaaacgtggtaaactagctccgaggtttattgggccattttcaATCAAAGAAATTCTGAATGATCAGACGGTAattttagatcttccttcagagttaggaGGAATTCACAACACATTCAATGTATGTTATCTGAGAAAGTGTAAAGTAGATGATGAAAGTCAAATTCTTCCGTTGAAAGATTTAAAAGTTGATTTAACCAAGAAGTTAGTTGAAGAACCGATTAGAATAGTAGACGagaaagtcacaaagttaagaaagaaacagattcctatg cgtctttga